Proteins encoded within one genomic window of Hahella chejuensis KCTC 2396:
- a CDS encoding immunoglobulin domain-containing protein, which yields MISYTFHRRVLLMAGCFAVALGLAACNEHDSNGDKSTQNSGQSNSAPVDTSSPTQNGSGSDGATNNDSGADSGSSDTGSTTPSTPGGGGSGTTNPSQPDTPTDSTTPSDPATPSDPATPSEPTTPSQPDDDASSDDGAPAEPERSLTVSGYVMKGTLKNALVAAFPVVAKGAANDADFQSPAALTLTNADGSYELIIKNPVAGGYLIEATSNESTRMTCDATAGCGLNASGQGTSFGDVMSLSEGFVLDSYLPLPTADKAVLNISALTHLAVALSHKSSKGLTSASWSKAKTDLAKSLGIQEGFIDKRPLDLVALPNSDATGVGIEYMRASVVNAAFAGLAQRQGMSIAKVMGDAIRSYTETGGLPPSDFNTQSLVTMNVLFNEASAISTDLEAMTRNKSVQSLLSQISQQSSEFAKRAALGDSTPVKISIQPTSASAYVSESVTLNVSATGTDPIRYQWRKNGVNLPNATHSSLALKGLTLNNSGNYDVVVSNDVSSVTSNRASIKVSTKPVRKVKIAWSIPTTRENGDGLAKTELRGFRIYHRAPDENYEKVIQVSNPSQTSIELSDLPAGYNTFAVTAVDVNGLESESSKTLSKTFK from the coding sequence ATGATCTCCTATACTTTTCACCGCCGTGTGCTGCTAATGGCAGGATGCTTTGCTGTCGCTTTGGGATTGGCAGCCTGTAACGAACATGACTCCAATGGGGACAAGTCTACTCAAAACAGTGGACAGTCCAACAGCGCCCCTGTGGATACTTCCTCCCCAACGCAAAACGGTTCTGGCTCCGACGGCGCTACAAATAACGACTCTGGAGCTGACTCCGGTTCTTCTGATACTGGATCTACTACTCCTTCAACTCCTGGCGGCGGAGGAAGCGGTACAACCAACCCTTCTCAGCCAGATACGCCCACGGATTCTACGACACCTTCAGATCCCGCTACACCTTCAGATCCTGCTACGCCTTCTGAGCCAACAACTCCCTCGCAGCCTGACGACGATGCGTCTTCCGATGACGGCGCTCCAGCTGAGCCGGAACGCTCGTTAACGGTCAGTGGTTATGTAATGAAAGGGACGCTGAAAAACGCATTGGTAGCGGCGTTTCCTGTGGTAGCGAAGGGCGCGGCGAATGATGCGGACTTTCAGAGCCCGGCTGCGCTTACGCTGACCAATGCTGACGGAAGCTATGAGCTGATCATAAAAAATCCGGTGGCGGGCGGCTATCTAATTGAGGCGACTTCCAACGAGAGCACGCGCATGACCTGCGACGCCACTGCTGGCTGCGGTCTAAATGCGTCTGGACAGGGAACATCGTTTGGCGATGTGATGTCTTTATCGGAAGGGTTCGTTCTTGATTCTTACCTGCCTCTGCCGACAGCGGATAAGGCGGTTTTGAATATTTCTGCATTGACGCACTTGGCCGTCGCCCTGTCTCACAAAAGCAGTAAGGGCTTAACGTCTGCTTCCTGGAGTAAGGCGAAAACCGATTTGGCGAAGTCTCTGGGTATTCAAGAGGGATTCATTGATAAGCGTCCCCTGGATTTGGTTGCTCTGCCCAATAGTGACGCCACAGGCGTGGGAATTGAATACATGCGCGCGAGCGTGGTCAACGCTGCATTTGCAGGTTTGGCGCAGCGTCAAGGTATGTCCATCGCCAAAGTAATGGGCGATGCGATAAGGTCATACACGGAGACCGGCGGGCTACCTCCTAGCGACTTTAATACTCAATCTCTGGTGACGATGAATGTTCTATTCAACGAGGCGTCGGCGATCTCTACAGATTTGGAGGCGATGACTCGCAACAAGTCGGTGCAGTCGTTGCTGTCCCAGATTAGTCAGCAGTCTTCAGAGTTCGCCAAGCGGGCCGCACTAGGGGACTCCACCCCAGTTAAGATTTCCATTCAGCCCACTTCGGCAAGCGCATACGTTTCCGAATCCGTGACACTGAATGTTTCAGCGACAGGTACAGATCCAATTCGCTATCAATGGCGTAAAAACGGGGTCAATCTGCCTAACGCCACTCACAGCTCACTGGCGTTGAAAGGACTGACCCTGAACAATAGCGGCAATTATGATGTTGTGGTCAGCAACGATGTGAGCAGCGTCACTAGCAACCGCGCCAGTATTAAGGTATCCACCAAGCCCGTGCGAAAAGTGAAGATAGCCTGGAGTATCCCAACTACGCGAGAAAATGGCGATGGCTTGGCTAAGACTGAGTTGAGAGGGTTCCGTATTTACCATCGCGCTCCAGATGAAAATTATGAGAAGGTGATTCAAGTAAGCAACCCATCGCAAACCAGTATTGAGTTGTCGGATCTGCCCGCTGGTTATAACACATTTGCTGTGACGGCGGTGGATGTGAACGGACTGGAAAGCGAGTCTTCCAAGACATTGTCCAAAACCTTCAAATAA